ATAGGGATGAAAAGATAAGAATAAAGCATGATTGGCTTGCTTAATGGCACAATACTTTCTGTAGAGGATTCAACGGTTACCATAGACTGTCAAGGCGTGGGATATGAGGTGAATATTTCACCCAAACTGCAACAAGGCTTGAATCAACTTATTGGACAAAAAAGTACACTTTTTATCTATACCCATGTCAGAGAAGACCAAATCAGTTTATTTGGTTTTGCTGAAAAAAAAGAAAAATCCCTGTTCTTAAAACTTCTTTCTGTATCCGGAGTTGGTGCCAAAACCGCTTTAAACATGCTGGCAACCTTATCTTACGACAGCTTGATCAATGCCATTATTCATAAAGATGTTAAAACCATTGCCAGTTGTCCGGGTATTGGTAAAAAATCAGCTCAACGCATTGCTGTTGAACTCAATGACAGACTCAGCCACCTGATTTTTGAGCACAAAGGCATGCACGGCGCCAGCCTAGATCAACAGGCCATTTCTTCTGAGCCCTCAGAAGAAATTATTTCTGCTTTAGCCAATTTAGGTTACAAACGAGAACACATTATCAATGCGCTTAGCAGCATAAATCAAGAGCAACCTCTAAGTTTTGAAAGGACCTTCAAAGAATGTCTGAAAATTCTTTCACAATAGACCCGCAAGCGCGTGAACTTGACCCGCAAACAACTGGCGTTATAGATCATGATGAATACTCTTTGCGACCACAAA
The bacterium genome window above contains:
- the ruvA gene encoding Holliday junction branch migration protein RuvA; the protein is MIGLLNGTILSVEDSTVTIDCQGVGYEVNISPKLQQGLNQLIGQKSTLFIYTHVREDQISLFGFAEKKEKSLFLKLLSVSGVGAKTALNMLATLSYDSLINAIIHKDVKTIASCPGIGKKSAQRIAVELNDRLSHLIFEHKGMHGASLDQQAISSEPSEEIISALANLGYKREHIINALSSINQEQPLSFERTFKECLKILSQ